A single window of Taeniopygia guttata chromosome 1, bTaeGut7.mat, whole genome shotgun sequence DNA harbors:
- the CRACDL gene encoding CRACD-like protein isoform X4 has translation MSRRGGERLSAAPRPPRGSAAGPPRLWPRGRGRVPGRRWRRARGGAGGPGGRWRQLRGSDGSAPPGSAAPRRRHRRHRRPGRSDCHMSSSRTMDPKMREAEGDGEDNSGKKKSKFKSFKKFFGKKKRKETSSVSSSLKLCQSTNDVAASHDMRTSYDSEDELETHKGIMGSRALSHDSIFILETGQEPARPVRVFSQENVSDRIRALQLKLQPTMKLGPPPPFGLHAKRTEDTGTSSEDDGLPRSPPEMSLLHESLSSGMRTRVTLSSSRSRSTDSQLLTRHGSTKTESPRTSDSTISPTANFDTPPELSAFLDNSAAKHKLLIKPRNQRSSRTRKFSQRTQSESLTDLSCTPEEEEEEDDAVFKPNNQELPCSTAAMQDVASWPKPRMPEDLPPALRPVMTQTVSVSAVGQQTLLPENKPEDCQPALEITCEESESSLPSQGKDSVTSCSSSNREVQKQEDSSETLVLLSGDGSINIVNQENKEFPTVFPLNKLPSEENISISKNNIVCLGRLEENKQKDDQLPVEMPCNKGEDKEFTLLSESSKEFFMGPSQPTDFFHVSHPASSMQMGSSTFCSPEKIKTAQEATASNKENSQSLVHREEQLGKQAVKAVNELNAFKKFSVSSARERPSTRSLYFPERSESESPLNTGFFLSKAKVSSRNEKWQDDFQKGSGLNEEKSSSKKETLLPESHSENTGQPTESLASYVSPAVDPVPMPSNSSVVSQNQPSCKDRSPFQVKLRSTSLSLKYEDNSPPESKGIKRYSAEFNLENGALPSFLRGDKAEIRKTANTNTGDSLNEKIKPKAKSSEQLSCKPPLPKKPVLQSITIPNTTASKEKQDKAIDSPESRNEDRDLEKQSTACKVPDKNNLSTEKSVPSPMAASDSGRDPDTPTEPAWISIARQKQRGMHQEKELDREKLVAPDNKSNTEKQNKGNEQTEGPVKQQRSKPSHLAPKSTSEEQRKDSKSAEKSLLRTNSLSHYVPVAPSPALVDKEEISHLKKASSAAPSQPAWMELAKKKSQAWSDMPQIIK, from the exons TGATTGCCACATGAGTTCCTCAAGGACAATGGACCCTAAGATGAGAGAGGCTGAAGGAGATGGAGAGGACAATTCAG gaaagaaaaaatcgAAGTTCAAATCTTTCAAAAAGTTTTTtggtaaaaagaaaaggaaagagacaTCTTCTGTGAGCAGCAGTCTGAAGTTGTGCCAGTCAACAAATGATGTCGCGGCCTCTCATGACATGCGCACTAGCTATGATTCTGAAGATGAACTTGA GACACATAAAGGCATTATGGGAAGCAGAGCTTTGTCACATGATAGCATTTTCATCCTTGAGACTGGGCAAGAGCCTGCAAGGCCAGTAAGAGTGTTTTCTcaagaaaatgtttctgatCGGATTAGAGCTTTACAG CTGAAACTCCAGCCTACCATGAAATTGGGACCTCCACCTCCATTTGGACTTCATGCAAAGCGAACAGAGGATACTGGGACCAGTTCTGAAGATGATGGATTACCCAGGAGCCCTCCAGAAATGTCTTTGCTTCATGAAAGCCTAAGCTCAGGCATGAGAACAAGA gttacGTTGAGTTCTTCTAGATCTCGCTCTACAGACAGTCAGCTACTCACTAGGCATGGAAGTACCAAAACTGAGTCTCCCCGGACATCTGACAGTACCATCTCCCCTACAGCCAATTTTGACACTCcacctgagctttctgctttcttGGATAATTCTGCTGCTAAACATAAGCTTTTAATAAAACCACGGAACCAGAGATCCAGTAGAACAAGAAAATTTTCTCAG AGGACCCAGTCTGAATCTCTGACTGATTTGAGCTGTACcccagaggaagaagaagaagaggatgaTGCTGTTTTCAAACCCAACAATCAAGAACTGCcatgcagcacagctgcaaTGCAGGATGTGGCTTCCTGGCCAAAGCCCAGAATGCCTGAGGACCTCCCCCCTGCTTTGAGACCGGTGATGACTCAGACTGTTTCCGTGTCTGCTGTTGGACAGCAAACCCTGCTACCAGAGAATAAGCCAGAGGACTGCCAACCAGCACTGGAAATCACATGTGAGGAGTCTGAGTCCTCACTGCCCTCACAAGGCAAAGACTCTGTAACTTCTTGTTCCAGTTCAAACAGAGAAGTACAAAAGCAAGAAGATTCCTCAGAAACGCTGGTTCTGTTGTCTGGAGATGGGTCAATCAATATCGTAAATCAAGAAAATAAGGAGTTTCCTACTGTGTTTCCATTAAATAAATTAccttctgaagaaaatatttcaattagTAAGAATAATATTGTTTGCTTGGGAAggttagaagaaaataaacagaaggaTGATCAGTTACCTGTGGAAATGCCCTGCAATAAAGGGGAAGACAAAGAGTTTACCCTATTATCAGAGTCCAGCAAGGAATTTTTCATGGGTCCTTCCCAGCCCACAGACTTCTTCCATGTTTCACATCCTGCTTCCTCAATGCAGATGGGATCATCTACATTCTGCTCTCCAGAGAAGATAAAGACTGCACAGGAGGCAACTGCTTCCAATAAGGAGAACAGTCAGTCACTGGTCCACAGGGAGGAACAGTTGGGGAAGCAAGCTGTAAAAGCAGTTAATGAACTCAATGCCTTCAAAAAGTTTTCCGTTTCCTCTGCACGGGAGAGACCAAGCACCAGAAGCCTGTATTTCCCAGAAAGATCAGAGTCGGAAAGCCCATTAAATACTGGATTCTTCCTTTCCAAAGCAAAGGTCTCCTCAAGAAATGAGAAGTGGCAAGATGACTTCCAGAAGGGATCAGGTCTGAACGAGGAAAAAAGTAGCAGCAAAAAGGAGACTTTGCTGCCAGAGTCCCACTCTGAGAACACAGGCCAACCTACAGAAAGTTTGGCCAGTTATGTTTCCCCAGCTGTTGACCCAGTACCAATGCCAAGCAATTCTTCAGTGGTATCCCAGAATCAGCCAAGTTGTAAAGATAGAAGTCCTTTTCAAGTGAAACTTAGATCCACCTCACTGTCCTTGAAATATGAAGACAACTCACCACCAGAATCAAAAGGGATTAAAAGATACAGTGCagaatttaatttagaaaatggGGCATTGCCTTCCTTTTTAAGAGGTGATAAGGCAGAGATCAGAAAAACAGCCAATACAAACACTGGTGATTCTTTAAATGAGAAGATCAAACCCAAAGCAAAGTCATCTGAACAGCTTAGCTGCAAACCTCCATTGCCTAAAAAGCCAGTGTTGCAAAGCATAACCATTCCAAACACTACTGCGAGCAAGGAGAAGCAGGACAAAGCTATTGACTCTCCTGAATCCAGAAATGAAGACAGAGACTTGGAGAAACAGTCAACTGCTTGTAAAGTTCCTG ACAAAAATAATCTGTCAACAGAGAAAAGTGTGCCTTCCCCCATGGCTGCCAGCGACTCTGGAAGAGATCCTGACACTCCTACAGAGCCAGCCTGGATTTCCATTGCAAGGCAAAAGCAGAGGGGCATGCACCAGGAGAAGGAACTCGACAGAGAAAAGCTTGTGGCTCCAGATAATAAGTCAAATacagagaaacagaataaaGGAAATGAACAAACAGAG GGGCCAGTGAAACAACAACGGAGTAAACCTTCACACTTGGCACCTAAAAGCACTTCTGAAGAGCAGAGGAAAGACTCAAAGTCTGCAGAGAAGTCCCTGTTGAGAACCAATTCATTGTCACATTATGTCCCTG TAGCTCCATCACCTGCACTGGTGGATAAGGAGGAAATAAGCCACTTGAAGAAAGCCAGTAGtgctgctcccagtcagccaGCATGGATGGAGCTGGCCAAAAAGAAGTCTCAAGCTTGGAGTGATATGCCACAGATTATAAAATAG
- the CRACDL gene encoding CRACD-like protein isoform X2, translating into MSRRGGERLSAAPRPPRGSAAGPPRLWPRGRGRVPGRRWRRARGGAGGPGGRWRQLRGSDGSAPPGSAAPRRRHRRHRRPGRSDCHMSSSRTMDPKMREAEGDGEDNSGKKKSKFKSFKKFFGKKKRKETSSVSSSLKLCQSTNDVAASHDMRTSYDSEDELETHKGIMGSRALSHDSIFILETGQEPARPVRVFSQENVSDRIRALQLKLQPTMKLGPPPPFGLHAKRTEDTGTSSEDDGLPRSPPEMSLLHESLSSGMRTRFSDSHKHLSSLSLAGTGSEEEEQVTLSSSRSRSTDSQLLTRHGSTKTESPRTSDSTISPTANFDTPPELSAFLDNSAAKHKLLIKPRNQRSSRTRKFSQRTQSESLTDLSCTPEEEEEEDDAVFKPNNQELPCSTAAMQDVASWPKPRMPEDLPPALRPVMTQTVSVSAVGQQTLLPENKPEDCQPALEITCEESESSLPSQGKDSVTSCSSSNREVQKQEDSSETLVLLSGDGSINIVNQENKEFPTVFPLNKLPSEENISISKNNIVCLGRLEENKQKDDQLPVEMPCNKGEDKEFTLLSESSKEFFMGPSQPTDFFHVSHPASSMQMGSSTFCSPEKIKTAQEATASNKENSQSLVHREEQLGKQAVKAVNELNAFKKFSVSSARERPSTRSLYFPERSESESPLNTGFFLSKAKVSSRNEKWQDDFQKGSGLNEEKSSSKKETLLPESHSENTGQPTESLASYVSPAVDPVPMPSNSSVVSQNQPSCKDRSPFQVKLRSTSLSLKYEDNSPPESKGIKRYSAEFNLENGALPSFLRGDKAEIRKTANTNTGDSLNEKIKPKAKSSEQLSCKPPLPKKPVLQSITIPNTTASKEKQDKAIDSPESRNEDRDLEKQSTACKVPDKNNLSTEKSVPSPMAASDSGRDPDTPTEPAWISIARQKQRGMHQEKELDREKLVAPDNKSNTEKQNKGNEQTEGPVKQQRSKPSHLAPKSTSEEQRKDSKSAEKSLLRTNSLSHYVPAPSPALVDKEEISHLKKASSAAPSQPAWMELAKKKSQAWSDMPQIIK; encoded by the exons TGATTGCCACATGAGTTCCTCAAGGACAATGGACCCTAAGATGAGAGAGGCTGAAGGAGATGGAGAGGACAATTCAG gaaagaaaaaatcgAAGTTCAAATCTTTCAAAAAGTTTTTtggtaaaaagaaaaggaaagagacaTCTTCTGTGAGCAGCAGTCTGAAGTTGTGCCAGTCAACAAATGATGTCGCGGCCTCTCATGACATGCGCACTAGCTATGATTCTGAAGATGAACTTGA GACACATAAAGGCATTATGGGAAGCAGAGCTTTGTCACATGATAGCATTTTCATCCTTGAGACTGGGCAAGAGCCTGCAAGGCCAGTAAGAGTGTTTTCTcaagaaaatgtttctgatCGGATTAGAGCTTTACAG CTGAAACTCCAGCCTACCATGAAATTGGGACCTCCACCTCCATTTGGACTTCATGCAAAGCGAACAGAGGATACTGGGACCAGTTCTGAAGATGATGGATTACCCAGGAGCCCTCCAGAAATGTCTTTGCTTCATGAAAGCCTAAGCTCAGGCATGAGAACAAGA TTCTCTGACTCTCACAAGCATCTTAGCTCTTTGAGTTTAGCTGGAACAGGCAGTGAAGAAGAAGAACAG gttacGTTGAGTTCTTCTAGATCTCGCTCTACAGACAGTCAGCTACTCACTAGGCATGGAAGTACCAAAACTGAGTCTCCCCGGACATCTGACAGTACCATCTCCCCTACAGCCAATTTTGACACTCcacctgagctttctgctttcttGGATAATTCTGCTGCTAAACATAAGCTTTTAATAAAACCACGGAACCAGAGATCCAGTAGAACAAGAAAATTTTCTCAG AGGACCCAGTCTGAATCTCTGACTGATTTGAGCTGTACcccagaggaagaagaagaagaggatgaTGCTGTTTTCAAACCCAACAATCAAGAACTGCcatgcagcacagctgcaaTGCAGGATGTGGCTTCCTGGCCAAAGCCCAGAATGCCTGAGGACCTCCCCCCTGCTTTGAGACCGGTGATGACTCAGACTGTTTCCGTGTCTGCTGTTGGACAGCAAACCCTGCTACCAGAGAATAAGCCAGAGGACTGCCAACCAGCACTGGAAATCACATGTGAGGAGTCTGAGTCCTCACTGCCCTCACAAGGCAAAGACTCTGTAACTTCTTGTTCCAGTTCAAACAGAGAAGTACAAAAGCAAGAAGATTCCTCAGAAACGCTGGTTCTGTTGTCTGGAGATGGGTCAATCAATATCGTAAATCAAGAAAATAAGGAGTTTCCTACTGTGTTTCCATTAAATAAATTAccttctgaagaaaatatttcaattagTAAGAATAATATTGTTTGCTTGGGAAggttagaagaaaataaacagaaggaTGATCAGTTACCTGTGGAAATGCCCTGCAATAAAGGGGAAGACAAAGAGTTTACCCTATTATCAGAGTCCAGCAAGGAATTTTTCATGGGTCCTTCCCAGCCCACAGACTTCTTCCATGTTTCACATCCTGCTTCCTCAATGCAGATGGGATCATCTACATTCTGCTCTCCAGAGAAGATAAAGACTGCACAGGAGGCAACTGCTTCCAATAAGGAGAACAGTCAGTCACTGGTCCACAGGGAGGAACAGTTGGGGAAGCAAGCTGTAAAAGCAGTTAATGAACTCAATGCCTTCAAAAAGTTTTCCGTTTCCTCTGCACGGGAGAGACCAAGCACCAGAAGCCTGTATTTCCCAGAAAGATCAGAGTCGGAAAGCCCATTAAATACTGGATTCTTCCTTTCCAAAGCAAAGGTCTCCTCAAGAAATGAGAAGTGGCAAGATGACTTCCAGAAGGGATCAGGTCTGAACGAGGAAAAAAGTAGCAGCAAAAAGGAGACTTTGCTGCCAGAGTCCCACTCTGAGAACACAGGCCAACCTACAGAAAGTTTGGCCAGTTATGTTTCCCCAGCTGTTGACCCAGTACCAATGCCAAGCAATTCTTCAGTGGTATCCCAGAATCAGCCAAGTTGTAAAGATAGAAGTCCTTTTCAAGTGAAACTTAGATCCACCTCACTGTCCTTGAAATATGAAGACAACTCACCACCAGAATCAAAAGGGATTAAAAGATACAGTGCagaatttaatttagaaaatggGGCATTGCCTTCCTTTTTAAGAGGTGATAAGGCAGAGATCAGAAAAACAGCCAATACAAACACTGGTGATTCTTTAAATGAGAAGATCAAACCCAAAGCAAAGTCATCTGAACAGCTTAGCTGCAAACCTCCATTGCCTAAAAAGCCAGTGTTGCAAAGCATAACCATTCCAAACACTACTGCGAGCAAGGAGAAGCAGGACAAAGCTATTGACTCTCCTGAATCCAGAAATGAAGACAGAGACTTGGAGAAACAGTCAACTGCTTGTAAAGTTCCTG ACAAAAATAATCTGTCAACAGAGAAAAGTGTGCCTTCCCCCATGGCTGCCAGCGACTCTGGAAGAGATCCTGACACTCCTACAGAGCCAGCCTGGATTTCCATTGCAAGGCAAAAGCAGAGGGGCATGCACCAGGAGAAGGAACTCGACAGAGAAAAGCTTGTGGCTCCAGATAATAAGTCAAATacagagaaacagaataaaGGAAATGAACAAACAGAG GGGCCAGTGAAACAACAACGGAGTAAACCTTCACACTTGGCACCTAAAAGCACTTCTGAAGAGCAGAGGAAAGACTCAAAGTCTGCAGAGAAGTCCCTGTTGAGAACCAATTCATTGTCACATTATGTCCCTG CTCCATCACCTGCACTGGTGGATAAGGAGGAAATAAGCCACTTGAAGAAAGCCAGTAGtgctgctcccagtcagccaGCATGGATGGAGCTGGCCAAAAAGAAGTCTCAAGCTTGGAGTGATATGCCACAGATTATAAAATAG
- the CRACDL gene encoding CRACD-like protein isoform X1, whose protein sequence is MSRRGGERLSAAPRPPRGSAAGPPRLWPRGRGRVPGRRWRRARGGAGGPGGRWRQLRGSDGSAPPGSAAPRRRHRRHRRPGRSDCHMSSSRTMDPKMREAEGDGEDNSGKKKSKFKSFKKFFGKKKRKETSSVSSSLKLCQSTNDVAASHDMRTSYDSEDELETHKGIMGSRALSHDSIFILETGQEPARPVRVFSQENVSDRIRALQLKLQPTMKLGPPPPFGLHAKRTEDTGTSSEDDGLPRSPPEMSLLHESLSSGMRTRFSDSHKHLSSLSLAGTGSEEEEQVTLSSSRSRSTDSQLLTRHGSTKTESPRTSDSTISPTANFDTPPELSAFLDNSAAKHKLLIKPRNQRSSRTRKFSQRTQSESLTDLSCTPEEEEEEDDAVFKPNNQELPCSTAAMQDVASWPKPRMPEDLPPALRPVMTQTVSVSAVGQQTLLPENKPEDCQPALEITCEESESSLPSQGKDSVTSCSSSNREVQKQEDSSETLVLLSGDGSINIVNQENKEFPTVFPLNKLPSEENISISKNNIVCLGRLEENKQKDDQLPVEMPCNKGEDKEFTLLSESSKEFFMGPSQPTDFFHVSHPASSMQMGSSTFCSPEKIKTAQEATASNKENSQSLVHREEQLGKQAVKAVNELNAFKKFSVSSARERPSTRSLYFPERSESESPLNTGFFLSKAKVSSRNEKWQDDFQKGSGLNEEKSSSKKETLLPESHSENTGQPTESLASYVSPAVDPVPMPSNSSVVSQNQPSCKDRSPFQVKLRSTSLSLKYEDNSPPESKGIKRYSAEFNLENGALPSFLRGDKAEIRKTANTNTGDSLNEKIKPKAKSSEQLSCKPPLPKKPVLQSITIPNTTASKEKQDKAIDSPESRNEDRDLEKQSTACKVPDKNNLSTEKSVPSPMAASDSGRDPDTPTEPAWISIARQKQRGMHQEKELDREKLVAPDNKSNTEKQNKGNEQTEGPVKQQRSKPSHLAPKSTSEEQRKDSKSAEKSLLRTNSLSHYVPVAPSPALVDKEEISHLKKASSAAPSQPAWMELAKKKSQAWSDMPQIIK, encoded by the exons TGATTGCCACATGAGTTCCTCAAGGACAATGGACCCTAAGATGAGAGAGGCTGAAGGAGATGGAGAGGACAATTCAG gaaagaaaaaatcgAAGTTCAAATCTTTCAAAAAGTTTTTtggtaaaaagaaaaggaaagagacaTCTTCTGTGAGCAGCAGTCTGAAGTTGTGCCAGTCAACAAATGATGTCGCGGCCTCTCATGACATGCGCACTAGCTATGATTCTGAAGATGAACTTGA GACACATAAAGGCATTATGGGAAGCAGAGCTTTGTCACATGATAGCATTTTCATCCTTGAGACTGGGCAAGAGCCTGCAAGGCCAGTAAGAGTGTTTTCTcaagaaaatgtttctgatCGGATTAGAGCTTTACAG CTGAAACTCCAGCCTACCATGAAATTGGGACCTCCACCTCCATTTGGACTTCATGCAAAGCGAACAGAGGATACTGGGACCAGTTCTGAAGATGATGGATTACCCAGGAGCCCTCCAGAAATGTCTTTGCTTCATGAAAGCCTAAGCTCAGGCATGAGAACAAGA TTCTCTGACTCTCACAAGCATCTTAGCTCTTTGAGTTTAGCTGGAACAGGCAGTGAAGAAGAAGAACAG gttacGTTGAGTTCTTCTAGATCTCGCTCTACAGACAGTCAGCTACTCACTAGGCATGGAAGTACCAAAACTGAGTCTCCCCGGACATCTGACAGTACCATCTCCCCTACAGCCAATTTTGACACTCcacctgagctttctgctttcttGGATAATTCTGCTGCTAAACATAAGCTTTTAATAAAACCACGGAACCAGAGATCCAGTAGAACAAGAAAATTTTCTCAG AGGACCCAGTCTGAATCTCTGACTGATTTGAGCTGTACcccagaggaagaagaagaagaggatgaTGCTGTTTTCAAACCCAACAATCAAGAACTGCcatgcagcacagctgcaaTGCAGGATGTGGCTTCCTGGCCAAAGCCCAGAATGCCTGAGGACCTCCCCCCTGCTTTGAGACCGGTGATGACTCAGACTGTTTCCGTGTCTGCTGTTGGACAGCAAACCCTGCTACCAGAGAATAAGCCAGAGGACTGCCAACCAGCACTGGAAATCACATGTGAGGAGTCTGAGTCCTCACTGCCCTCACAAGGCAAAGACTCTGTAACTTCTTGTTCCAGTTCAAACAGAGAAGTACAAAAGCAAGAAGATTCCTCAGAAACGCTGGTTCTGTTGTCTGGAGATGGGTCAATCAATATCGTAAATCAAGAAAATAAGGAGTTTCCTACTGTGTTTCCATTAAATAAATTAccttctgaagaaaatatttcaattagTAAGAATAATATTGTTTGCTTGGGAAggttagaagaaaataaacagaaggaTGATCAGTTACCTGTGGAAATGCCCTGCAATAAAGGGGAAGACAAAGAGTTTACCCTATTATCAGAGTCCAGCAAGGAATTTTTCATGGGTCCTTCCCAGCCCACAGACTTCTTCCATGTTTCACATCCTGCTTCCTCAATGCAGATGGGATCATCTACATTCTGCTCTCCAGAGAAGATAAAGACTGCACAGGAGGCAACTGCTTCCAATAAGGAGAACAGTCAGTCACTGGTCCACAGGGAGGAACAGTTGGGGAAGCAAGCTGTAAAAGCAGTTAATGAACTCAATGCCTTCAAAAAGTTTTCCGTTTCCTCTGCACGGGAGAGACCAAGCACCAGAAGCCTGTATTTCCCAGAAAGATCAGAGTCGGAAAGCCCATTAAATACTGGATTCTTCCTTTCCAAAGCAAAGGTCTCCTCAAGAAATGAGAAGTGGCAAGATGACTTCCAGAAGGGATCAGGTCTGAACGAGGAAAAAAGTAGCAGCAAAAAGGAGACTTTGCTGCCAGAGTCCCACTCTGAGAACACAGGCCAACCTACAGAAAGTTTGGCCAGTTATGTTTCCCCAGCTGTTGACCCAGTACCAATGCCAAGCAATTCTTCAGTGGTATCCCAGAATCAGCCAAGTTGTAAAGATAGAAGTCCTTTTCAAGTGAAACTTAGATCCACCTCACTGTCCTTGAAATATGAAGACAACTCACCACCAGAATCAAAAGGGATTAAAAGATACAGTGCagaatttaatttagaaaatggGGCATTGCCTTCCTTTTTAAGAGGTGATAAGGCAGAGATCAGAAAAACAGCCAATACAAACACTGGTGATTCTTTAAATGAGAAGATCAAACCCAAAGCAAAGTCATCTGAACAGCTTAGCTGCAAACCTCCATTGCCTAAAAAGCCAGTGTTGCAAAGCATAACCATTCCAAACACTACTGCGAGCAAGGAGAAGCAGGACAAAGCTATTGACTCTCCTGAATCCAGAAATGAAGACAGAGACTTGGAGAAACAGTCAACTGCTTGTAAAGTTCCTG ACAAAAATAATCTGTCAACAGAGAAAAGTGTGCCTTCCCCCATGGCTGCCAGCGACTCTGGAAGAGATCCTGACACTCCTACAGAGCCAGCCTGGATTTCCATTGCAAGGCAAAAGCAGAGGGGCATGCACCAGGAGAAGGAACTCGACAGAGAAAAGCTTGTGGCTCCAGATAATAAGTCAAATacagagaaacagaataaaGGAAATGAACAAACAGAG GGGCCAGTGAAACAACAACGGAGTAAACCTTCACACTTGGCACCTAAAAGCACTTCTGAAGAGCAGAGGAAAGACTCAAAGTCTGCAGAGAAGTCCCTGTTGAGAACCAATTCATTGTCACATTATGTCCCTG TAGCTCCATCACCTGCACTGGTGGATAAGGAGGAAATAAGCCACTTGAAGAAAGCCAGTAGtgctgctcccagtcagccaGCATGGATGGAGCTGGCCAAAAAGAAGTCTCAAGCTTGGAGTGATATGCCACAGATTATAAAATAG